One part of the Bacillota bacterium genome encodes these proteins:
- the yidD gene encoding membrane protein insertion efficiency factor YidD: protein MAARGALALIDLYQKAISPYLGRRCRYYPSCSEYMSEAVRKYGAARGIALGLRRVCRCHPFGGSGYDPVP from the coding sequence ATGGCGGCAAGGGGTGCGCTGGCCCTTATCGATCTGTATCAGAAGGCCATCTCTCCATACCTTGGCAGGCGTTGCAGGTATTACCCGTCGTGCTCAGAATATATGAGCGAGGCTGTCAGGAAGTACGGGGCGGCCAGGGGGATAGCGCTGGGCCTCAGGCGCGTGTGCAGGTGCCACCCTTTCGGTGGTTCGGGATACGACCCCGTGCCGTGA
- the rnpA gene encoding ribonuclease P protein component, giving the protein MCRLLGRENRLRSSAEFKAVYRGGRLYPGRLVMLYVFREGSGKKAGIVVSRRIGGAVKRNRVRRLIREAVRKHLPEIPEGIRMVLTARSGAAEAPFEAVQAEVTGLLVKAGLME; this is encoded by the coding sequence GTGTGCCGGTTGCTTGGGCGGGAGAACAGACTGCGGTCATCGGCTGAGTTCAAGGCGGTGTACCGGGGGGGGAGGCTTTACCCGGGCAGGCTGGTGATGCTGTACGTCTTTCGAGAGGGCTCCGGTAAGAAGGCGGGGATCGTGGTTTCTCGCAGGATAGGCGGGGCCGTGAAAAGGAATCGCGTCAGGCGGTTGATCCGCGAGGCCGTCAGGAAGCACTTGCCGGAGATTCCCGAGGGGATCCGGATGGTGCTCACGGCGAGGTCGGGCGCGGCGGAAGCGCCCTTCGAGGCGGTCCAGGCGGAGGTAACCGGGCTGCTCGTGAAGGCGGGACTTATGGAGTGA
- the rpmH gene encoding 50S ribosomal protein L34: protein MKRTYQPKVRRRKRTHGFLARMRTAGGQKVIKRRRLQGRKRLSA from the coding sequence TTGAAGAGGACGTACCAGCCGAAAGTCAGGAGGAGGAAACGTACCCACGGTTTTCTGGCAAGGATGCGGACCGCGGGCGGACAGAAGGTTATCAAGCGGAGGCGGCTCCAGGGCCGGAAGCGGTTGTCGGCATAG